In Deltaproteobacteria bacterium, the sequence TCAAAATCGGGGATTCCATACCGAACTCTGGGACATACTGGGGAACTTGTATCCATAGCAGGTTTGGGCGGTTATCACATCGGTATCCAGACAGACGAAATCGACAGTATTCGCCTGATACGAACCGCCATCGATAACGGGATTAATTTCATGGATAACAGTTGGGACTACAATGAGGGTATCAGCGAAATCCGCATGGGAAAAGCGTTAAAGGATGGGTATAGGGACAAGGTCTTTCTAATGACCAAGATTGACGGGCAGACCAAGAAATCGGCCGCAGAGCAGATCGACGAATCACTTTCGCGGTTCAAACTCGACATGATCGATCTTGTGCAGTTTCACGAAGTTATCCGTATGTCGGACCCGGATCGTATATTTGGCCCTGGCGGCGCGATCGAAGCGGCCGTGGAAGCAAAGCAGGCAGGCAAGATAAGATATATCGGATTTACCGGACACAAGAGCCCGGACATTCACCTGAAAATGTTGGATACCGCCGATAAAAACGGGTTCCTGTTCGATACCGTTCAGATGCCGTTGAATATCATGGACGCGCACTATCAGAGTTTCCAGAAACGCGTATTGCCGGTGTTGGCAAAGAAAAACATCGGCGTGATCGGGATGAAACCAATGTGTGCAGGGAGAGTGTTCACCACAAACATTGTTACCGCGATGGAATGCCTGCACTACTCAATGAACCTGCCTGTCAGCGTGGTGGTGGCCGGCTGCCAGAATTTTGAAATCCTTCAGCAACTGATCGATGCGGCCAGAGATTATCGCCCCATGAGCGAGGAGCAATGTTTCGAATTGGTGGAAAGAACCGCCGAGGCCGCTGCCGGCGGCGTTTTCGAACCTTACAAAACCGGGACGGATTTCGACGCCACTGCCCGAAATCCACACTGGTTAGGATTTTGACAGTTAAAAGTTCTATTGATATTGCGATTAAGATAACCTGCGAAATATGGGGAATTTAATAAAAGTCCAACAGACAAATCAAAGGTTTTTCTGGTTACCGATATTTCAAGGTTTTGGTAGATATCCGAAGGGGCACCAGGGTGAAACCGTCGGGCAGCACCTTTTTATATTTTTCTTTATAGGGCATGATGCGATCTGCAAATTCGTGCCAGAAAATAACTACCTTTGAGTCCGAGTTATCCACAATGTATTCAATCTCCGGCGGTTTCATGCGATATCCGATCATGACAAGCCCTACCTGGAGATATTGAAGGGCATTGCCAACTTCATCATACTCGGGCATGTTATAAGTCATCAGGGCCACCTGATTACCGGGCCTGAGTCCCATATCATACAGGCGGCTGGCCAGGGCACGGGCCCTCTCACGCAGCTGGCCGTAGGTCATGGAGCGCTCCGGGCCGATAACTGCGGTCTTGTCAGGGTTATTACCGGCATGAATCTCGAGAAAATTCGGCGGTTTAGGCCTTGCTTCAGCTTCTGACATACCATCTCCTTTGCAATGTTACGAGTAGAATATTATTTATCTTTGAAAAAAGCTAATCTAATTCCACGCAAAAAAAGGTTGCTCATAGTGTGCCACGCGCGTATTTTTACCCAGAATTGCCACTTCCCGGAATTGATAGATCAACGCAGCCGTTGGTGCTGCAATCCAGCTATTTCCCACTGGCATGAGTAAAACGGGATTCCTGCTCTCCGGGATTTCCTCAAGTATTGGTGCATCGTTACGCAAAAACTCCGCTATCGGGATGCGATGAATAGATTCTACTTCTGCGGGATTTGGCGTGAGATCCACACCGGGACCTCCCCAAACCACAACTGGTGTGACGGTAAAACCCGAACGCGTGGTAAAATCATCCAGACGTCCGATCACTCTATCGTGACGCAGTTTTAGGCCCACTTCTTCTGCAAGTTCCCTCAGTGCCGTATCCTCCGGACTCTCACCTGCATCCATGCGTCCTCCGGGAAATGCCCACGGACCTGGCGGCATGTTCCCTCCTCCTAAGAGTTTTATGATTCTCCTTGAATAACGGAATTAAAAGTAGGAAATATCAGATGTTAAGAAAAAATTAACTTTTGTTAATCTTATAAAATTTATTTGAAATTTAATTGACATATAAAAAAACAGGCGATAGCTTAGCTTGGCAAGGGAAAATGATAGGCCAGATAAAAACACAAACATTGTCTTCTACAGGGGACAGCAATACGACGCGTAAAGGAATAACAAAAGGCACCAAGCGGGTGCGGGAACTCCTGATTCGGGACGAGGTCAGGCAAAAGCGGGAAGAGTTCATGCTGGAGCAGGCCCGGGAGATAGTGGCCAAAGAGGGGCTGCACACCTTGACTCTGCCCCGCTTAGCAGAACGCAGTGGATATTCAAAGCCCACCATCTATAAGTACTTCCCGACCCAGGAGGACCTGATCGTCGCATTGGCGGTGCAGTCCGCGTCCATTCGCGCTTCATATTACGAAAGAGCCATCACTTTCCAAGGCAGACCTCGGGAAAAGCTTTACGGCCTCGCACTCTTGAACTTCGGTCCTCTCCACTTTTACCTTCGTGAAGTACTCGACGTGCATATCAATCGCCTAAACCAAAAGGCTTCGCCGGTGCGACAAAAAGAGCTTTTTGAAAACGAGAATCGTATTGCGGAGATCATGGCCGGGATCATCCGGGAAGCGGTTGAAATTAGCGATCTAACGCTTCCTGAAAACACGGATGAATACCAAATTCTCTTCACCCTGAATTCGACGATCCTTGGGAGTTATGTGATAAGGGAATCTGATTCACAAGCTTACAAAAAGTGGTTTGACCGGAAACGGATCTGGCCCGGCGACGTTGGCCGAATTTTTCTGGATGGCATCGGCTGGCGGCCACTCAGTAGTGAATGGGATTACAGCGCAAGCAGAAAACGCTTTCTTATGGAAGTCTTCCCGGAATTATTGACTGATGAAGGCGCCGCGGAGAAATCCACGGTGTAAATTTCCCCCCAATTTAATAAGGAGTGCCTAATGAAAGCTTTAAGAACACCTGATGAACGATTTGAAAACCTGCCGGATTATCCTTTTAAGCCACATTACGTGGAGGTTCCGGACGGTGAAGGCGGTACTTTGCGTATACACTACGTGGATGAAGGACCAGCCGACGCGGTCGAAACCTTGCTCCTGATGCACGGAGAACCATCCTGGTCCTTCCTGTATCGAAAAATGATCCCCCTCTTTCTCGAGGCTGGCCATCGAGCTGTGGCCCCGGACCTGGTTGGTTTCGGGAAATCCGATAAACCGGCCAACCGCAACGATTACACATACAACCGGCACGTGGCATGGATGCACGCCTGGTTGGAAAGCGTGGGCCTGGGCGATATCACGTTATTCTGCCAGGATTGGGGCTCTCTCATCGGGCTCAGGTTGGTGGGGGAAAAACCGGAGCTGTTCAGCCGTGTGGTGGTGGGCAACGGCGGCCTGCCCGCCGGGGGCGGCCAGGCATCCGAGGCGTTCCTTAACTGGCAGAAATTTTCACAGACCGTACCGGTCTTTGAAACGGGCAACATCATGAGCAATGCGCTCGTAAATCCCACGCCGGAAATACTCGCGGCCTATGACGCGCCCTTCCCGGACCAGTCCTATGTTGAAGGCGCCAGAATTTTTCCTTCGCTGGTTCCCACCAGTGACGACGACCCGGCTC encodes:
- a CDS encoding TetR/AcrR family transcriptional regulator translates to MIGQIKTQTLSSTGDSNTTRKGITKGTKRVRELLIRDEVRQKREEFMLEQAREIVAKEGLHTLTLPRLAERSGYSKPTIYKYFPTQEDLIVALAVQSASIRASYYERAITFQGRPREKLYGLALLNFGPLHFYLREVLDVHINRLNQKASPVRQKELFENENRIAEIMAGIIREAVEISDLTLPENTDEYQILFTLNSTILGSYVIRESDSQAYKKWFDRKRIWPGDVGRIFLDGIGWRPLSSEWDYSASRKRFLMEVFPELLTDEGAAEKSTV
- a CDS encoding haloalkane dehalogenase; its protein translation is MKALRTPDERFENLPDYPFKPHYVEVPDGEGGTLRIHYVDEGPADAVETLLLMHGEPSWSFLYRKMIPLFLEAGHRAVAPDLVGFGKSDKPANRNDYTYNRHVAWMHAWLESVGLGDITLFCQDWGSLIGLRLVGEKPELFSRVVVGNGGLPAGGGQASEAFLNWQKFSQTVPVFETGNIMSNALVNPTPEILAAYDAPFPDQSYVEGARIFPSLVPTSDDDPALPANQKAWEVLSRFEKPFLTAFSDGDPVTAGGEKNLQRMIPGAKGQPHTIIKGAGHFLQEDKGEELARVILDFIKQTPAKES
- a CDS encoding AMP-binding protein, translating into MSEAEARPKPPNFLEIHAGNNPDKTAVIGPERSMTYGQLRERARALASRLYDMGLRPGNQVALMTYNMPEYDEVGNALQYLQVGLVMIGYRMKPPEIEYIVDNSDSKVVIFWHEFADRIMPYKEKYKKVLPDGFTLVPLRISTKTLKYR
- a CDS encoding aldo/keto reductase translates to MNESKSGIPYRTLGHTGELVSIAGLGGYHIGIQTDEIDSIRLIRTAIDNGINFMDNSWDYNEGISEIRMGKALKDGYRDKVFLMTKIDGQTKKSAAEQIDESLSRFKLDMIDLVQFHEVIRMSDPDRIFGPGGAIEAAVEAKQAGKIRYIGFTGHKSPDIHLKMLDTADKNGFLFDTVQMPLNIMDAHYQSFQKRVLPVLAKKNIGVIGMKPMCAGRVFTTNIVTAMECLHYSMNLPVSVVVAGCQNFEILQQLIDAARDYRPMSEEQCFELVERTAEAAAGGVFEPYKTGTDFDATARNPHWLGF
- a CDS encoding CoA pyrophosphatase, which gives rise to MPPGPWAFPGGRMDAGESPEDTALRELAEEVGLKLRHDRVIGRLDDFTTRSGFTVTPVVVWGGPGVDLTPNPAEVESIHRIPIAEFLRNDAPILEEIPESRNPVLLMPVGNSWIAAPTAALIYQFREVAILGKNTRVAHYEQPFFAWN